The sequence ACGGCCAACAAGATCACCCCCGTGATGATCACGGCCATGTTCCTGTTCTTCCCCCTGCCGGCCGGGGTGCTGCTCTACATGGTGGTGGCGAATATCTTTCAGGCTCTGCAGACCTTTCTGCTCAGCCGCGAGGCCCTGCCCGACAACCTGCAGGCCATCCTCGATCAGCAGAGGTCGCAGCAGGCCATCACCGTGGCAGCCGGCGGCGTCGGCATCGGCGAGCGGGGCGGCCGGCTTCCCTTCGAGCCCAAGGGCAAGAAATGATCCCGCGCCGGTGATGCCAGCGGGTCCACCGCAGCGGCATGGAGGACTGCGGCCACCGGTGCTTCCCGCCCCACCACCCCCCGATGGATTCTCCCCACGCCACCCCCCCTGCGCCGCCACGGCTGCGGCCCGTGCCGATCCGTGAGCTCCAGGCCCTCAAGGGCGGCCTCGAATGGCCTCTGGAGCACCACCTCAACGGCCTGGACAGCCTCACGCCGGTGCGGGGCGTGGTGCGGGCGCGGCACCGCGGCGACGCCCTGGAGGTGGAGGGGGAGGCGGCCACGATCGTGACCCTCTGCTGCGACCGCTGCCTGGGCCACTACAACCACTCCCTGGAAGCCAAGGCTCAGGAGCTGATCTGGCTGGGCTCGGCCGACCCCCAGAGCCTGGATGTGGCCCTGACCCGGGCGCTGGATCCCCGCCTCGATCTCGACGCCGACAACCTCAGCGAATCCCTCGATCCCCGCGGCGACTTCGACCCGGCCCACTGGATCTTCGAGCAGCTGAGCCTGCAGCTGCCCCTGGTGAACCGCTGCGGTGCCGACTGCCCAGGCCCGGCCCACTGGGGCAGCGGCCCACCCGTGGGGGAGCCCGCTGGCGAGCTGCCTGGCGAGGCCGCCGGCGGCGACCCCCGCTGGGCAGCCCTGGCCGCTCTGCGCCAGAACGCCGCCAAGGGGCCAAACCATCCCAGACCGCAACCATGAGCGAAACCAGCTGGGCCGACCACCTCGACCTGATGATCCGGGCCCGCACCCCGATCATCTGGATCCGCAGCCTCGAGGAGCAGCGGGTGGAGGCCCTGCTGGAGCAGGCGGCGCGGCGGCTGGGCAACCGCACCCTGCTGCGCTGGGACTTCGTGGATGGCCTGCGCGGCGCCCCGAACCGCGAGGGCGAGGCCAGCCGCAATCCGATGGCGGCCCTGAGCTGCCTCGATTCCCTGCCTGCTGAGCAGGGCGCGATCCTGCTGCTGCGCGACTTCCACCGCTACGGCGAGGATGCCGGCATCTGCCGCCGCCTGCGCAACCTGGCCGGCAGCCTGCGCCAGACCCCCCGCACCCTGATCATCACGGCGCCGGACTGGAAGGTGCCGCCGGACCTCGATGACTGCATCACCCTGCTGGATCTGCCGCTGCCGGATGCCGAGGAGATCGGCCAGCTGCTGAGCTCGATCGCCGCCGCCAGTGGCCGGGCGCTCGATCCGCCGGTGCTGCGCCAGCTCACGGCGGCCTGCCACGGCCTCAGCGAACAGCGCGTGCGCCAGCTGGCGGCCCGCGCCCTGGCCCGCCGCGGCCAGCTGGGTGCCGACGACCTGGCCGAGGTGCTGGAGGAAAAGCGCCAGGCGATCGCCAAGAGCGACCTGCTGGAGTACTGCCCCAGCAGCTCCAGCCCGGCCGACATCGGCGGGCTCGAATCCCTCAAGCACTGGCTGGAGCAACGGCGCCGGGCCTTCAGCGAGGAGGCCCGGGCCTACGGGTTGCCCCTGCCCCGGGGGGTGCTGCTGGTGGGCCCCCAGGGAACGGGCAAGTCGCTCACGGCCAAGGCCATTGCCCACAGCTGGTCGATGCCCCTGCTGCGACTGGATGTGGGGCGCCTGTTCGCCGGCCTGGTGGGGGCCTCGGAGGCCCGCACCCGCGACATGATCCAGAGGGTGGAGGCCATGGCGCCCTGCGTGCTCTGGATCGATGAGGTGGACAAGGGCTTCGGTCTCGGGGCCAGCAGCGACGGCCGCAGTGACGGCGGCACCAGCCAGCGGGTGCTGGGCACGGTGCTCACCTGGATGGCGGAAAAGACCAGCCCGGTGTTCGTGGTGGCCACGGCCAACGCGGCCGAGAGGCTGCCCCCCGAACTGCTGCGCAAGGGTCGCTTCGATGAGATTTTTCTGCTGGCACTGCCGGGAGCGGAGGAACGGCGCGCCATCCTCGACCTGCAATTGCGCCAGCGCCGGCCGGGCCACAGCCTGCCGCTGGAGGTGTTGGTGGATCGCACGGCGGGCTTCTCCGGAGCGGAGCTGGAGCAGACGGTGATCGAGGCCATGCACCTGGCCTTTGCCGAGCGGCGCGAGTTCGGCGAAGCCGACCTGATCGCCGCGGCCAGCCAGGTGGTTCCCCTCAGCCGCACGGCCCGCGAGCAGCTCGAGGCCCTGGAGCAATGGGCCAGCACGGGGCGAGCCCGACCCGCCTCCAGGTTGCGGGGCGTAACGAACTCCGACGCCAGGTAACAAGCCCGTGGTTCCAGCTGGGTCGGCCTGTCCACCCCCCTTACGGTCTGCTGACGACCTTGGCAGCGCCATGACCCCCAGCCCCACGCCTCGTGACCGCGGTGAACTGTTCACCCAGCTGGCCGTGGCCTGCATCGGTGCCGGGGTGGTGACCACCGTCGCGGTGGCCCAGGGACAGAACCCGATCACCGCGCTCGGCATCACCCTGTTTTCGGCCATCGCGGCCGTGGCCCTCGGCCAGGTGCTCTGAGGCTGAACGCCGCTGAGTGGTTGGCCTCTGCGGCTGCCACGCAGGGGCGTTACTTCAGAACACAATCAGCACCACCTTGGGAACTGGAAAGCCAAGCTTGTCAAGCCCCCTCCAGGCTGTCCATAGTGCCTTCATCGCCAATTTGACCTTGGCATGACACTCCACTCAAAACACAAGGCTGGTCTGAGTCTGCCCGCCATCAGCATGGCTTTGCTGATGGCGGGCGCCACCGCCCTGCCCTCCGTGGCTGCTCTGCGGCAGTCCCAGCAGCAACCCTCAGTCCAACGGGCCAACCCTGCCATGGTGGGCGGCGGCGACAGCGGCCCAGTGCTGATCGCCAAGGAGAAAAACAAGGATAAAGACCGGGATAAGAAAAAGAAGAAGAACCGCGATCAGAAATCTGAGAAGCGCCAGAATAACAACCGCAAGACAAGCGACAGGAATCAGAAAAACAACGGCAATCGAAAGACCAGCAACAACCAGAAGAACGATCGCAAGGAGCGAGCCGAACGGAAAGAGCGAGCCGAACGGAAGCAGAAAAACGATCGAGCCAGGGATCGGAACGCCAAAAACAACAACAACGGCAACAACAAAAAAGGCAGAACACCAAGATCCGATCGCAGCCTCACCAAGGCTGAACGCGATCGTATCTATCGCCAGGGTCTGCGCGAAGGCAAAGACCGTGGCTACAACAAAGGCGTCAGGACCGGCTACCGGGAGGGGGTCGACAAGGGCCGCAAGCGCGGCTACCACCGGGGTTATGACCGCGGCTACCGCAAGGCCGAAAACCGCTACAGAGGCTGGGACAGCAACCGCTGGCGCAGCTACAACCGCACCAAGCGGAACCAATGGCGCCGTCCGGTGGTGGTCAACAACTACTACGGACGCGGCGGCTGGGCCCGTCAACGCGGCTGGTACAACTCCCGTCCCTGGGGCGGTGGCTGGTACGGCGGTTGGTCCAGTTCACCACCGTGGGGCTGGTGGCTCGGGCAGTCCGTGGTGTGGGGCGTGACCGCCCTCACCACCGCGGCGATCATCAACGACTCCATTGATCGGGCCATCGAGCGCCGTCAGCCCACCGTGCTGGTGCCCGATACCAATTGGCAGCTCTATTACGGCAGCGTTGAACCTATGGAAGACACGGGAGTCACGTTTGCCGTCTACAACGGTTCAGGCACCTATGAGATGGAGGCCGACTGCGAAGAGGGGCTGCTGAACGGCGAGGTGCCCACCACACCGGCGGAAGCCCAGCTGATCAATACGGCCTGCCAGGTGACCTTCGGCACCCAGGCCTGAATGACCAGCGGCTTTCGCGACCAGCTGCCAGCCCTGGCCAACAAGACCTACTTCAACTACGGCGGCCAGGGCCCCCTGCCGACCGCGAGTCTGGAGGCCATGGTTGCGGCCTGGGGCCAGTTGCAGGAGCTGGGACCATTCACTGGGGATGTGTGGCCCTTTGTGGAGTCAACGGTGGCCGGCCTGCGCAGGCGCCTGGGCCGCTGGCTCGGGGTACCGCCTCAGCGCCTGGCCTTCACCGAGAACGTGACCAGCGGCTGCGTGCTTCCCCTCTGGGGCCTGCCCTGGCAGCAGGGAGACGTGCTGCTGCTGAGCGATTGTGAGCACCCCGGCGTGGTGGCGGCCTGCCAGGAGCTGGCCCGACGCCAGCAACTCACGATTGAGCGCTTCAAGGTTGCTGACCTGCTGCAGGACCCAGCGGCCACCGACGCCGCAGTGCTGCAGCGGCTGGAGAACGCCCTCGGCCCCCGCACCCGCCTGGTGGTGCTCTCCCACCTGCTCTGGAACACCGGGCAGGTGATGCCGATCGCCGCTGTGGCCAGCCGGCTGGACCAGCACCCGCAGCGACCCTGGCTCCTGGTGGATGCTGCCCAGTCACTGGGCAGCATCCCCGTGGCCGAGGCAGCCGAGGCGGCCGACATCTACGCCTGCACAGGTCACAAGTGGTGCTGTGGGCCGGAGGGCCTGGGCGTGGTGGCCCTCTCTGAGCGGCTGCTGGCGGAAGCCCAGCCCACCCTGATCGGCTGGCGCAGCCTCAGCCATGAGGGCAGCGCCACCAGTGGCTTTCACACCGACGGGCGCCGCTTTGAGGTGGCCACGTCCTGCATCCCCCTGTTCGCCGGCCTGGATCGCTCCCTGGAACTGCTGGAGGGTGAAGGCACCGACGCCCCGCGCCTCGATCAGATCCAGGCGCGGGCCGGGTCCCTGTGGCAGCAGCTGCAGGGGCTGGCAGGCGTACGGACGCTGCTGCACCAGCCCCCACCCGCAGGGCTGGTGAGCTTCGTGGTGGAGGGCATGGAGCCGGGGGTTCTGGTGCGCAAGCTGGGGAAGCGGGGCCTCTGGCTTCGCACCCTGGACGCCCCCCACTGCCTGCGCGCCTGCACCCACATCACCACAACAGAAGCTGAGCTGGCCCAGCTGGTGGGAACTCTGGCCGAGTTCACCGCGCCGGGCCTGATCAGTTGATCACTCCGTTGATCCCTCAGTCACTGCGGCCATCCAGCAGCTGACGCTGGACCCAGCCAGCCAGCAGCGCACCGACGATCGGCGCCAGCCAGAACAGCCACAGCTGGCCCACGGCATCACCACCCACCCAGAGGGCCACGCCCGTGCTGCGGGCGGGGTTCACCGAGGTGTTGGTGACGGGGATGCTGATCAGGTGGATCAGCACCAGGCTCAGGCCGATCGGCACGCCGGCGAGGTCCTTGATCGCATCCTTGTGAGTGACGCCCAGGATCACCAGCAGAAAGATGAAGGTGAGCACCACTTCAATGATCAGCGCCGACAGCAGGCCATAGCCCCCGGGGGAGTGGGCCCCGAAGCCGTTGGTGGCCAGGGGATTGCTGCCGCTGAGCTCAAAGCCGGGTCGGCCATTGGCAATGCCCAGCAGCAGGCCGCCGGCGATCACGCCGCCGATCACCTGGGCGGCGATGTAGGGAAGCAGTTGCGAGCCGGGATGGCGGCCGCTGGCCCAGAGGCCGAAGGTCACGGCCGGGTTGATGTGGCAACCGGAGATATGGCCGATGGCGTAGGCCATGGTGAGCAGCGTGAGGCCAAAAGCGAGGGAGACCCCGAGGAAACCGAGACCGAGGGGATTGACCGCAGCATCGTCATAGGGGAAGACGGCGGCCAGCACGGCGCTGCCGCAGCCACCGAACACCAGCCAGAACGTACCGATCAACTCGGCGAGGAATTTCCTCGACATGGGCACGGAAGAAGCCATGGAGCGGTGACATCAGATACCGGACGAGGTAAACGTACTGGCCAAGGGTCGCCCTGGCAGCGTGTTTGCTCCGAGTTCACCATCCTTGTCACTTCAAGCCGGCTAAGCCCAGCCTGGAGCCGAGGGCCTTCTGGGCCTCCTCCCTGTCGTCGAAGTGAATCTTGGTGGTGCCCAGGATCTGGTAATCCTCATGGCCCTTGCCAGCGATCAGCACCAGATCCTCGGGCTGCGCTGCCCTGATCGCCGCGGCGATCGCGCCGGCCCGGTCGCCTTCCACCTCCAGGTCGGTGCCGGCGGGGATGCCGGCCACCACGTCGTCGAGGATGGCCTGGGGATCCTCCGTGCGCGGATTGTCGGAGGTCACCACGACGCGATCGGCCAGGCGCGCGGCGATGGCGCCCATCTGGGGGCGTTTGCTGCGGTCGCGATCACCGCCGCAGCCGAACACGCAGATCAGTTGCCCCCTGGTGAAGGGCCGGCTGGCCTGCAGGGCATTGTCCAGACCATCGGGCGTATGGGCGTAGTCCACCAACACCACCGGCTGGGGCTGGCTGCCGGCGGGGCTCACCCGCTCCATGCGTCCGGGCACCCCGCGGAAACTGGCCAGTCCAGGCAGCAGCAGGTCCAGGGGGATCCCCTGCTGCACCAGGGCTCCCACGGCCTGCAGCAGGTTCATCAGGTTGAAGCGGCCCAGCAGCGGCGACTGGAAGCGGCCCTCTCCCAGGGGCGTCACCAGCCGGCCGCGCACGCCACTGCTCTCCATCTCGAGGGAATCGATGAACAGCTCGGCGCCGGGGTCGAGCAGGGAACTGCGCCAGCAGCGCGGCCCCAGCTGGCGGGCCAGTTGGGCACCCCAGGGGTCGTCGCCGTTCACCACCACGGTGGGGCTGGCACTGGCCTTGAGCAGGGGGGAGGTGAACAGCAGCGCCTTGGCGGCGAAGTAGGCCTCCATTGAGGCGTGGTAGTCGAGGTGGTCCTGGGTGAGATTGGTGAACACCGCCCCGGCGAACTGGCAGCCGGCCACCCGCTGCTGATCGAGGGCGTGGGAGCTCACCTCCATGGCCGCGATCCGGGCGCCGGCCTCGACCGCGCGGGCCAGCTGGGCCTGCAGCAGATCGGCGAAGGCGGTGGTGTGCTGGGCTGTGACGCTGTAGCCGGGCCAGCGGTTCTCCAGGGTGCCGAACAGGGCGGTCGGCAGACCCGCCGCCCCCGCCAGGTGCTCGATCAGGTGGGTGGTGGTGGTCTTGCCGTTGGTGCCGGTGACCCCGATCAGGCCCAGGCGGGCGCTGGGTTGTGCCCAATAGGCGGCGGCCAGGGCTCCGGCCCAGCGGGCCACGGGTTCCTCCACCACCAGCACCGGATCGCCGTCGCCGGGGCGGTCGTCGAGGATCGCCCCGGGACCCACCACTGCCAGGCAGGCCCCCGCTTCGAGGGCAGCGCGCCAGTAGCGGCCGCCATCCACCTGGGTGCCGGGCAGACCGATGAACAGGGTGGCGGGACCCACCCGGCGCGAGTCACAGCTGATCGAGCGCAC is a genomic window of Cyanobium sp. NS01 containing:
- a CDS encoding DUF177 domain-containing protein; its protein translation is MDSPHATPPAPPRLRPVPIRELQALKGGLEWPLEHHLNGLDSLTPVRGVVRARHRGDALEVEGEAATIVTLCCDRCLGHYNHSLEAKAQELIWLGSADPQSLDVALTRALDPRLDLDADNLSESLDPRGDFDPAHWIFEQLSLQLPLVNRCGADCPGPAHWGSGPPVGEPAGELPGEAAGGDPRWAALAALRQNAAKGPNHPRPQP
- a CDS encoding AAA family ATPase, with the translated sequence MSETSWADHLDLMIRARTPIIWIRSLEEQRVEALLEQAARRLGNRTLLRWDFVDGLRGAPNREGEASRNPMAALSCLDSLPAEQGAILLLRDFHRYGEDAGICRRLRNLAGSLRQTPRTLIITAPDWKVPPDLDDCITLLDLPLPDAEEIGQLLSSIAAASGRALDPPVLRQLTAACHGLSEQRVRQLAARALARRGQLGADDLAEVLEEKRQAIAKSDLLEYCPSSSSPADIGGLESLKHWLEQRRRAFSEEARAYGLPLPRGVLLVGPQGTGKSLTAKAIAHSWSMPLLRLDVGRLFAGLVGASEARTRDMIQRVEAMAPCVLWIDEVDKGFGLGASSDGRSDGGTSQRVLGTVLTWMAEKTSPVFVVATANAAERLPPELLRKGRFDEIFLLALPGAEERRAILDLQLRQRRPGHSLPLEVLVDRTAGFSGAELEQTVIEAMHLAFAERREFGEADLIAAASQVVPLSRTAREQLEALEQWASTGRARPASRLRGVTNSDAR
- a CDS encoding aminotransferase class V-fold PLP-dependent enzyme; its protein translation is MTSGFRDQLPALANKTYFNYGGQGPLPTASLEAMVAAWGQLQELGPFTGDVWPFVESTVAGLRRRLGRWLGVPPQRLAFTENVTSGCVLPLWGLPWQQGDVLLLSDCEHPGVVAACQELARRQQLTIERFKVADLLQDPAATDAAVLQRLENALGPRTRLVVLSHLLWNTGQVMPIAAVASRLDQHPQRPWLLVDAAQSLGSIPVAEAAEAADIYACTGHKWCCGPEGLGVVALSERLLAEAQPTLIGWRSLSHEGSATSGFHTDGRRFEVATSCIPLFAGLDRSLELLEGEGTDAPRLDQIQARAGSLWQQLQGLAGVRTLLHQPPPAGLVSFVVEGMEPGVLVRKLGKRGLWLRTLDAPHCLRACTHITTTEAELAQLVGTLAEFTAPGLIS
- the aqpZ gene encoding aquaporin Z, yielding MASSVPMSRKFLAELIGTFWLVFGGCGSAVLAAVFPYDDAAVNPLGLGFLGVSLAFGLTLLTMAYAIGHISGCHINPAVTFGLWASGRHPGSQLLPYIAAQVIGGVIAGGLLLGIANGRPGFELSGSNPLATNGFGAHSPGGYGLLSALIIEVVLTFIFLLVILGVTHKDAIKDLAGVPIGLSLVLIHLISIPVTNTSVNPARSTGVALWVGGDAVGQLWLFWLAPIVGALLAGWVQRQLLDGRSD
- a CDS encoding UDP-N-acetylmuramoyl-L-alanyl-D-glutamate--2,6-diaminopimelate ligase, whose protein sequence is MPTLLHPLLSEVGLQVPEGLPDATVRSISCDSRRVGPATLFIGLPGTQVDGGRYWRAALEAGACLAVVGPGAILDDRPGDGDPVLVVEEPVARWAGALAAAYWAQPSARLGLIGVTGTNGKTTTTHLIEHLAGAAGLPTALFGTLENRWPGYSVTAQHTTAFADLLQAQLARAVEAGARIAAMEVSSHALDQQRVAGCQFAGAVFTNLTQDHLDYHASMEAYFAAKALLFTSPLLKASASPTVVVNGDDPWGAQLARQLGPRCWRSSLLDPGAELFIDSLEMESSGVRGRLVTPLGEGRFQSPLLGRFNLMNLLQAVGALVQQGIPLDLLLPGLASFRGVPGRMERVSPAGSQPQPVVLVDYAHTPDGLDNALQASRPFTRGQLICVFGCGGDRDRSKRPQMGAIAARLADRVVVTSDNPRTEDPQAILDDVVAGIPAGTDLEVEGDRAGAIAAAIRAAQPEDLVLIAGKGHEDYQILGTTKIHFDDREEAQKALGSRLGLAGLK